From the Clostridiales bacterium FE2011 genome, one window contains:
- the adhE gene encoding bifunctional acetaldehyde-CoA/alcohol dehydrogenase produces MDQKTYETVDSPETLEAAIARVREAQRQYASYTQEQVDRIFLAAATAANQARIPLARMAVEETGMGVVEDKVIKNHYASEYIYNAYRDTKTCGVIEEDKAGGMKKIAEPIGVVAAVIPTTNPTSTAIFKSLICLKTRNGIIISPHPRAKQATIAAAKVVLEAAVKAGAPEGIISWIDVPSLEMTNTVMKEADIILATGGPGMVKAAYSSGKPALGVGAGNVPAVIDESADILLAVNSIIHSKTFDNGMICASEQSVIVVDSVYDSVKAEFAARGCWFLKGEELNKVRKTILINGALNAKIVGQSAYRIAELAGVTVPEGTKVLIGEVESVDISEEFAHEKLSPVLAMYRAQDLEDAFAKADRLIADGGYGHTASLYINTQKKQEVLDAFAARMKTCRIVVNTPSSQGGIGDLYNFRMMPSLTLGCGSWGGNSVSENVGVKHLLNIKTVTERRENMLWFRAPEKVYIKKGCLPVALSELKTVMGKKKAFVVTDSFLYHNGNTKPITDKLDEMGISHATFFDVAPDPTLACAKAGAEQMRLFQPDVIIALGGGSAMDAAKIMWVLYEHPEVDFMDMAMRFMDIRKRVYTFPKMGEKAYFVAIPTSAGTGSEVTPFAVITDEQSGVKYPLADYELLPNMAIIDTDFHMTAPKGLTAASGIDAVTHALEAYASMLATDYTDGLAIQALKNIFTYLPRAYDDGMTDVEAREKMANAATMAGMAFANAFLGVCHSMAHKLGAFHHIAHGVANALMIEEVLRFNAAETPAKMGTFPQYEYPHTMRRYAEVAEALGITEGTDEDKLEALIKKINDLKAYVGIKSTIRDYVPDEKDFLDRLDAMTEQAFDDQCTGANPRYPLMSEIKQMYLNAYYGGKHFTETAKPTEYDIATYEDDAAKKAYRPGHKL; encoded by the coding sequence ATGGATCAGAAGACCTATGAAACGGTGGACAGCCCGGAAACACTGGAGGCTGCCATAGCCCGGGTGCGGGAAGCACAGCGCCAGTACGCCTCCTACACCCAGGAACAGGTGGACAGGATTTTCCTGGCAGCGGCAACCGCCGCCAATCAGGCCCGCATTCCCCTGGCCAGGATGGCTGTTGAGGAAACCGGCATGGGTGTGGTGGAAGACAAAGTGATCAAAAACCACTATGCCAGCGAATATATCTACAATGCCTACCGGGACACCAAAACCTGCGGTGTGATTGAAGAAGACAAAGCCGGCGGTATGAAGAAGATTGCGGAGCCCATCGGTGTGGTGGCCGCCGTGATTCCGACCACAAACCCAACATCCACTGCCATTTTCAAATCCCTGATCTGTCTGAAGACCCGCAACGGTATTATCATCAGCCCCCATCCCCGTGCCAAACAGGCCACGATCGCTGCCGCGAAGGTAGTGCTGGAAGCAGCGGTCAAAGCCGGCGCACCGGAAGGCATCATCTCCTGGATTGACGTGCCCAGCCTTGAAATGACCAACACCGTGATGAAGGAAGCGGACATTATCCTGGCGACCGGCGGTCCCGGCATGGTGAAGGCGGCCTACTCCAGCGGCAAGCCAGCCCTGGGCGTGGGCGCCGGCAACGTGCCCGCGGTGATCGACGAAAGTGCGGATATCCTGCTGGCAGTCAACAGCATCATCCATTCCAAGACCTTCGATAACGGCATGATCTGCGCTTCTGAACAGAGCGTGATCGTCGTGGACAGCGTCTATGACAGCGTGAAGGCTGAATTCGCTGCCCGGGGCTGCTGGTTCCTGAAGGGAGAAGAGCTGAACAAGGTCCGGAAGACCATCCTGATCAACGGCGCCCTGAACGCAAAGATTGTGGGACAGAGCGCATACAGGATTGCCGAGCTTGCGGGTGTGACCGTTCCGGAAGGCACGAAGGTGCTGATCGGTGAGGTTGAATCCGTGGATATCTCCGAGGAATTCGCCCATGAGAAGCTGTCCCCGGTGCTGGCAATGTACCGGGCACAGGATCTGGAAGACGCGTTTGCGAAGGCTGACAGGCTGATCGCGGACGGCGGTTACGGCCACACCGCTTCCCTGTATATCAATACCCAGAAGAAGCAGGAAGTGCTGGATGCTTTCGCGGCCCGGATGAAGACCTGCCGCATTGTGGTGAACACCCCATCCTCCCAGGGCGGCATCGGTGACCTGTACAATTTCCGGATGATGCCTTCTCTGACGCTGGGCTGCGGCAGCTGGGGCGGAAACTCCGTGTCTGAAAACGTGGGTGTGAAGCACCTGCTGAATATCAAAACCGTGACGGAAAGAAGGGAAAACATGCTCTGGTTCCGCGCTCCTGAAAAGGTGTACATCAAGAAAGGCTGCCTGCCGGTGGCCCTGAGCGAACTGAAAACCGTGATGGGAAAGAAAAAGGCCTTCGTGGTAACAGACAGTTTCCTTTACCACAACGGCAACACCAAGCCGATTACCGACAAGCTGGATGAGATGGGAATCAGCCATGCCACCTTCTTCGACGTAGCGCCCGATCCGACCCTGGCCTGCGCCAAAGCCGGCGCCGAGCAGATGCGCCTGTTCCAGCCGGACGTGATCATCGCCCTGGGCGGCGGAAGCGCCATGGACGCGGCAAAGATCATGTGGGTGCTGTATGAGCATCCCGAGGTTGACTTCATGGACATGGCCATGCGCTTCATGGATATCCGCAAGCGGGTATATACCTTCCCGAAGATGGGCGAAAAGGCGTACTTTGTCGCGATCCCCACTTCCGCCGGAACCGGCAGCGAAGTGACTCCCTTCGCGGTTATCACCGATGAACAGAGCGGCGTAAAGTATCCGCTGGCGGATTACGAGCTGCTGCCAAATATGGCAATCATTGACACGGATTTCCATATGACCGCCCCCAAGGGCCTGACCGCGGCCAGCGGTATCGACGCGGTGACGCACGCGCTGGAAGCCTACGCTTCCATGCTGGCAACCGACTATACGGACGGACTGGCCATCCAGGCACTGAAGAACATCTTCACCTACCTGCCCCGGGCTTACGATGACGGCATGACGGACGTGGAAGCCCGTGAGAAGATGGCCAACGCCGCCACCATGGCTGGTATGGCTTTCGCCAACGCTTTCCTGGGTGTGTGCCACTCCATGGCGCACAAGCTGGGCGCCTTCCATCACATTGCCCACGGCGTGGCCAATGCACTGATGATTGAAGAGGTGCTGCGGTTCAACGCCGCGGAAACCCCGGCCAAGATGGGGACCTTCCCCCAGTATGAATATCCCCACACCATGCGGCGGTACGCTGAAGTGGCGGAAGCACTGGGCATTACGGAAGGTACCGACGAAGACAAGCTGGAAGCGCTGATCAAGAAGATCAATGACCTGAAAGCCTATGTGGGCATCAAGTCCACGATCCGGGATTATGTGCCGGATGAGAAGGACTTCCTGGACCGGCTGGACGCCATGACAGAGCAGGCCTTCGACGATCAGTGCACCGGCGCCAATCCCCGGTATCCGCTGATGAGCGAAATCAAGCAGATGTACCTGAATGCCTACTACGGCGGGAAGCACTTCACCGAAACGGCCAAGCCCACTGAGTATGACATCGCCACCTACGAGGATGACGCGGCCAAAAAAGCCTATCGTCCCGGACATAAGCTGTGA
- a CDS encoding redox-sensing transcriptional repressor Rex: MRSSTLSKATMGRLPLYLQFIRTVQTENVSSATVARALGLGEVQVRKDLASICPAGMPKIGYPTERLREDLEAVLGMKQTIPAVVVGAGKLGRALMAYDGFREYGLEIAAAFDTRVTDSSHERKPILPMEEMSGWCREHEVHIGILTVPAGAAQEAADQMVNSGITAILSFVSVPIRVPDTVTVKHENIALSLACLKIVAGMSNETTEEDSHGSEDL; the protein is encoded by the coding sequence ATGAGGAGCAGTACGCTGTCCAAAGCGACGATGGGTAGGCTGCCGTTGTATCTGCAGTTTATCCGCACCGTACAGACGGAGAATGTTTCATCCGCGACTGTTGCCCGGGCGTTGGGACTGGGCGAGGTTCAGGTTCGAAAAGACCTGGCCAGCATCTGCCCGGCGGGGATGCCGAAGATTGGCTATCCGACGGAGCGGCTCCGGGAAGACCTGGAAGCAGTGCTGGGCATGAAGCAGACGATCCCTGCGGTGGTGGTCGGCGCCGGTAAACTGGGCAGAGCCCTGATGGCCTATGACGGATTCCGGGAGTACGGGCTGGAGATCGCGGCGGCGTTCGATACCCGCGTGACCGATTCAAGCCACGAACGGAAACCGATCCTTCCCATGGAAGAGATGAGCGGATGGTGCCGGGAACATGAGGTTCACATCGGGATCCTGACCGTACCGGCAGGAGCGGCCCAGGAGGCTGCGGACCAGATGGTGAACAGCGGCATCACAGCGATTCTCAGTTTTGTTTCCGTGCCGATCCGGGTACCGGATACCGTGACGGTGAAGCATGAAAACATTGCGTTATCCCTTGCCTGCCTGAAGATCGTAGCAGGCATGTCCAATGAAACAACGGAGGAGGATTCACATGGATCAGAAGACCTATGA
- a CDS encoding phosphotransferase — MNQDRVIAVRNAKTIYRDGDRCLKVFNAEYSKADVLNEALNQARIEETGLHIPKVLEVTVLDGKWTIVSEFIAGKTLSQLMKDNPDDKDKYIGQMVDLQLEVQSKTCPLLNKLKDKMNRKISQASLDATIRYDLHTRLEGMPKHNKVCHGDFRPSNIIIANDGTPYILDWSHVTQGNASADAARTYLLFCLKGDTEGAEKYLDLFCEKSNTDRRYVQKWMPIVAASQSVKGNEQEREFLLRWVNVVEYE; from the coding sequence ATGAATCAGGATCGAGTAATCGCCGTACGGAACGCCAAGACGATTTATCGGGACGGAGACCGGTGCCTGAAGGTATTCAACGCCGAGTATTCCAAGGCAGACGTGCTGAATGAAGCGCTGAACCAGGCCCGCATCGAGGAAACCGGACTGCATATCCCCAAGGTTCTGGAAGTGACCGTGCTGGACGGAAAATGGACCATCGTGTCCGAATTTATTGCCGGAAAAACCCTGAGCCAGCTGATGAAAGACAACCCCGACGATAAGGACAAATACATCGGGCAGATGGTGGACCTGCAGCTGGAAGTGCAGAGCAAAACCTGCCCGCTGCTGAACAAGCTGAAGGACAAGATGAACCGCAAGATCAGCCAGGCCAGCCTGGACGCTACCATCCGGTATGATCTTCATACCCGGCTGGAGGGAATGCCGAAGCACAACAAGGTGTGCCACGGCGACTTCCGTCCCTCCAATATCATCATCGCGAACGACGGAACGCCCTACATCCTGGACTGGAGCCATGTGACCCAGGGCAATGCCTCCGCCGACGCGGCCCGAACCTACCTGCTGTTCTGCCTGAAGGGCGATACCGAAGGCGCTGAAAAGTACCTGGACCTGTTCTGTGAAAAAAGCAACACGGACAGGCGGTACGTCCAGAAGTGGATGCCGATTGTGGCGGCCAGCCAGTCGGTGAAGGGCAACGAACAGGAGCGGGAATTCCTGCTCAGATGGGTCAATGTG
- a CDS encoding LysR family transcriptional regulator: MNILHLKYAVSIADNGSINKAAEEIHVAQPNLSRVIKELEADLGITIFQRSAHGMILTPEGEEFVGRARKILEQVDDMEHMYKSGQPACQRFSISAPRASYISDAFAHFSRSLSKDDAEVFYQETNVLKAVRNILEVGYNLGILRYASKHEKYFREMLEDKDLTGDLIMEFTYCLIMHEDSPLAKMETIRMKDLAGYIQIAHADPYVPSMPLSVVKNEELPDIPRRIYVFERGSQMDLLSENPETFMWVSPIPERLLKNLHLVQRRCVDNQKLYRDVLIRRKNYHLTELDKQFITELTISKRNCQFDENA, translated from the coding sequence GTGAACATTCTGCACCTGAAGTATGCTGTGAGCATCGCGGACAACGGCTCCATCAACAAGGCAGCGGAAGAAATTCATGTAGCCCAGCCCAACCTGAGCCGGGTAATCAAGGAACTGGAAGCCGACCTGGGGATTACCATTTTCCAGCGCAGTGCCCACGGTATGATCCTGACCCCGGAAGGGGAGGAGTTTGTGGGCCGGGCCAGGAAGATCCTGGAGCAGGTGGACGACATGGAACACATGTACAAGTCCGGACAGCCGGCCTGCCAGCGCTTTTCCATCTCCGCCCCGCGGGCCAGCTACATCTCCGACGCTTTTGCCCATTTTTCCCGGTCACTGAGCAAGGATGACGCGGAAGTTTTCTACCAGGAAACCAATGTACTGAAGGCTGTGAGAAACATCCTGGAGGTAGGGTATAACCTGGGCATCCTCCGGTATGCCTCCAAGCATGAAAAGTATTTCCGGGAGATGCTGGAAGATAAGGACCTGACCGGGGACCTGATTATGGAATTCACCTACTGTCTGATCATGCATGAGGACAGCCCGCTGGCAAAAATGGAGACCATCCGGATGAAAGACCTGGCCGGATATATCCAGATCGCGCATGCGGATCCCTATGTACCCTCCATGCCGCTGTCCGTGGTCAAGAATGAAGAACTGCCGGATATTCCCCGGAGGATTTATGTGTTTGAGCGGGGCAGCCAGATGGATCTGCTTTCGGAAAACCCGGAAACCTTCATGTGGGTTTCCCCGATTCCGGAGCGGCTGCTGAAGAACCTCCACCTGGTGCAGAGACGCTGCGTGGATAACCAGAAACTGTACCGGGACGTGCTGATCCGCAGGAAGAATTATCACCTGACAGAGCTGGATAAGCAATTTATAACGGAACTGACAATTTCAAAACGAAATTGTCAGTTCGATGAAAACGCATAA
- a CDS encoding FMN-binding protein: MDMNRREFLRTAGKAALGAVAVSSLPLPVVAEGKETPVWPWKYVPLDKDELLKRCYEKFYEYGGCGGGCFGGIIDIMSEVTGYPYNEMVPGRTCALMGGGFGAGTLCGSLAGALMFVGLVCEPQDAAAVRDQLFAWYREHSFPQYQPEFESITTVAHSINCVDSVGTYMAATGYKMADPERKARCASVTAEVAVKAISLLNVLYGYEEAEPEEEAAPAEEALAANEYIGTGISEIGGEVKVKVTMDGDKIAKIEVLSHNETAGVSDPAFAAIPDAIIAANSTEIDTVSGATKTSEALIAAVNDALAQIKK, translated from the coding sequence ATGGACATGAACCGTCGTGAATTTTTGCGTACCGCCGGAAAAGCCGCACTGGGTGCGGTCGCAGTCAGCAGCCTGCCGCTGCCTGTTGTGGCGGAAGGGAAGGAAACTCCCGTATGGCCCTGGAAATATGTGCCGCTGGACAAGGATGAGCTGCTGAAGCGCTGCTATGAAAAGTTCTATGAATACGGAGGCTGCGGCGGAGGATGCTTTGGCGGCATCATCGACATCATGAGTGAAGTGACCGGCTATCCCTATAATGAGATGGTTCCCGGCCGCACATGCGCCCTGATGGGCGGCGGCTTTGGCGCGGGAACGCTCTGCGGTTCCCTGGCGGGCGCCCTGATGTTTGTGGGCCTGGTGTGCGAACCCCAGGACGCTGCTGCTGTGCGTGACCAGCTGTTTGCCTGGTACCGGGAACACAGCTTCCCGCAGTACCAGCCTGAATTTGAATCCATCACTACCGTGGCTCACTCCATCAACTGCGTTGATTCCGTAGGCACCTATATGGCGGCGACCGGATACAAGATGGCGGATCCGGAACGCAAGGCCCGCTGCGCGTCTGTGACGGCCGAAGTGGCAGTCAAAGCCATTTCCCTGCTGAACGTCCTGTACGGATACGAAGAGGCTGAACCGGAAGAGGAAGCCGCTCCCGCAGAGGAGGCGCTGGCAGCCAATGAGTATATCGGCACCGGCATCAGCGAAATCGGCGGCGAGGTGAAGGTGAAGGTCACCATGGACGGGGACAAGATCGCGAAGATTGAAGTGCTGAGCCACAACGAAACTGCCGGCGTCAGCGATCCGGCCTTTGCGGCCATTCCCGACGCGATCATCGCGGCCAACTCCACCGAGATTGATACAGTTTCCGGCGCGACCAAGACCAGCGAAGCCCTGATTGCCGCCGTGAACGATGCCCTGGCGCAAATCAAGAAATAA
- a CDS encoding carbon starvation protein A → MNGLLMMIIAIVVLGAGYLVYGRWLAKKWGIDPKAKTPAYELRDGVDYEPADTHVVFGHQFASIAGAGPINGPVQAAVFGWVPVLLWVLIGGVFFGAVQDFSAMYASVKNKGRTIGYIIEEYIGKVGKKLFLLFCWLFCILVVAAFADVVAGTFNGFAADGARITANGSVATTSMLFIVQAVALGFLLRFSKMNKWVNTLIAIALLVVGVAVGLALPVFIPANTWHIIVFIYIMIASVVPVWALLQPRDYLNSYLLVFMILAAVVGIMATNPSINLPAFTSFTVAGTGNLFPILFVTIACGAVSGFHALVSSGTASKQIKNEKHMLPVSFGAMLMESLLAVISLIAVASFAAGEAAAAGYSTPTQVFAGGVANFLEKLGMPHNIIFTLINLAVSAFALTSLDSVARIGRLSFQELFLDASIKDEDMKPWRKVVTNKYFATVITLVLAYILAKMGYKNIWPLFGSANQLLSALALIACAVYLKKTNRKGWMLWIPMVIMLCVTLTALVQKIIALIGDPTAGNILQLAFAVALFVLGVIVAVLGFRRLAEKTPQEAQNA, encoded by the coding sequence ATGAACGGTTTACTCATGATGATCATTGCCATCGTTGTACTGGGCGCCGGCTATCTCGTTTACGGCCGCTGGCTGGCGAAAAAGTGGGGTATTGATCCCAAAGCCAAGACGCCGGCCTACGAACTGCGGGATGGCGTTGACTATGAACCTGCCGATACCCATGTGGTCTTCGGACACCAGTTTGCTTCCATTGCCGGCGCTGGCCCCATCAACGGTCCTGTGCAGGCGGCGGTTTTCGGCTGGGTGCCGGTGCTGCTGTGGGTCCTGATCGGCGGCGTATTCTTCGGCGCTGTGCAGGACTTTTCAGCCATGTACGCCTCTGTGAAGAACAAGGGACGTACCATCGGCTATATCATTGAGGAATACATCGGCAAGGTCGGCAAGAAGCTTTTCCTGCTGTTCTGCTGGCTGTTCTGTATCCTGGTGGTTGCAGCTTTTGCCGACGTGGTTGCCGGCACATTCAACGGCTTTGCCGCCGACGGCGCCCGGATTACTGCCAACGGCAGCGTCGCGACCACAAGCATGCTCTTTATCGTCCAAGCGGTGGCCCTGGGCTTCCTGCTCCGGTTCTCCAAGATGAACAAATGGGTCAACACCCTGATTGCCATCGCCCTGCTGGTGGTCGGCGTCGCGGTGGGCCTGGCCCTGCCGGTGTTCATTCCGGCCAATACCTGGCATATCATCGTGTTCATCTATATCATGATTGCTTCCGTGGTTCCGGTGTGGGCCCTGCTGCAGCCCCGGGACTACCTGAACAGCTACCTGCTGGTGTTCATGATCCTGGCTGCGGTGGTTGGTATCATGGCGACCAATCCCAGCATCAACCTGCCGGCATTCACCAGTTTCACGGTGGCAGGAACCGGCAACCTGTTCCCGATCCTGTTCGTGACCATCGCCTGCGGCGCCGTTTCCGGCTTCCATGCCCTGGTTTCTTCCGGTACAGCCTCCAAGCAGATTAAGAATGAAAAGCATATGCTGCCGGTTTCTTTCGGCGCCATGCTGATGGAATCCCTGCTGGCTGTGATCTCCCTGATCGCAGTGGCCAGCTTCGCGGCGGGAGAAGCCGCGGCGGCTGGTTATTCCACCCCCACGCAGGTGTTTGCGGGCGGCGTTGCCAACTTCCTGGAGAAGCTGGGCATGCCCCATAACATTATCTTCACGCTGATCAATCTGGCGGTTTCCGCTTTCGCCTTGACCTCCCTTGACTCGGTTGCCCGGATCGGCCGGCTGTCCTTCCAGGAGCTGTTCCTGGACGCCTCCATCAAGGATGAGGACATGAAGCCCTGGCGCAAGGTGGTAACCAACAAATACTTTGCGACGGTGATTACGCTGGTGCTGGCCTATATCCTGGCAAAGATGGGATACAAGAACATCTGGCCGCTGTTCGGCAGCGCCAACCAGCTGCTCAGCGCGCTGGCGCTCATTGCCTGCGCTGTTTACCTGAAGAAGACCAACCGCAAGGGCTGGATGCTGTGGATTCCCATGGTGATCATGCTCTGCGTGACGCTGACAGCCCTGGTCCAGAAGATCATTGCGCTGATCGGCGATCCGACCGCGGGGAACATCCTGCAGCTCGCTTTTGCCGTTGCATTGTTTGTGCTCGGCGTGATCGTGGCGGTGCTCGGCTTCAGACGGCTGGCTGAAAAAACTCCGCAGGAAGCACAGAACGCTTAA